The following coding sequences are from one uncultured Desulfobacter sp. window:
- a CDS encoding tetratricopeptide repeat protein has protein sequence MLITRLKDQIEVPVDINSEMAAQPPGCIMAVPCDNSWHRIIRLAGYILLATLLTFASAGCKKQATNITAQDIEVIRIERRQATIAWTTAEAFQGEVFYRTAAGGNAAVSVKESLSKSFHHQVELTNLTPGTRYTYWIDNPGKRYQFQTRPEANTPFSFILGGKGNPEMIRTMVMNEVPDFIIDAGPVPDKGIDPFHLARPYVPIFDHFGPNPNFQGGAKRPQPDLWCLDWGELHLWVANSPDFIQLPLPEFNKAGLQGLLLAGGMAGLDAETSLVPPSPLHDALVRHNRRHASRPVVFVLVKSMEPRHKTMDDITYLGLPMGTAQMSNVRIDVGRYQADAVLLDTHKKIVLKSPPLEGRISCDDCRKLADQGAYDAAIKAYKTFIQNHDAGHFQIDDAYFATARLYDEKLFDYPSAMYWYQALIQKEPNSSLTPLARQRVKFLQHRSDFDYAPLARFEKIKTTRMAGTDSTQETIAQHLEQARAIVDQYKTAVVAPAILHWLGMAYRDIDTDRSVAAFERLSKNYPHSEEASTSALDIGDTYYDAGIYDPAIQAYEKALVRHTGMPGMSQAIEAKIQRSKRNIRRKTSGRATLALVCLIPLLIVLMPPKGIYAGAVRRAVWAFPLIFGVNFLGAWVIHEQFMSTVQMVELAFGLSLAAVWGGAAGGVLMAKIKKPGAGAGIVRAMAGLTAGLVVFISASYLAVYIVYEHYLIVINM, from the coding sequence GTGCTTATAACACGATTAAAGGATCAGATTGAAGTACCGGTGGATATTAACTCTGAAATGGCGGCTCAACCGCCCGGATGTATCATGGCAGTCCCCTGTGACAATTCATGGCACAGGATTATCCGCCTGGCGGGTTACATATTGCTCGCCACGCTTTTAACCTTTGCATCAGCAGGGTGTAAAAAACAGGCAACCAATATCACCGCCCAGGACATTGAGGTGATCCGGATAGAACGGCGGCAGGCCACCATTGCCTGGACCACCGCTGAAGCCTTTCAAGGAGAGGTCTTTTATCGTACGGCTGCCGGCGGCAACGCTGCTGTATCGGTGAAAGAGAGCCTGTCAAAATCCTTTCACCACCAGGTAGAGCTCACCAATCTGACGCCCGGGACACGATATACCTACTGGATCGATAACCCTGGGAAGCGATACCAGTTTCAGACCCGGCCGGAAGCCAACACCCCATTTTCATTTATCCTGGGGGGTAAAGGCAATCCTGAAATGATCCGGACCATGGTGATGAATGAGGTACCGGACTTTATCATTGACGCAGGTCCCGTTCCTGACAAGGGTATTGATCCCTTCCACCTGGCCCGGCCCTATGTGCCCATATTTGATCATTTCGGTCCCAACCCCAACTTCCAGGGCGGGGCCAAGCGGCCCCAGCCTGATCTTTGGTGTCTGGACTGGGGGGAACTGCACCTGTGGGTTGCCAATTCCCCTGATTTTATTCAATTGCCCTTGCCGGAATTTAACAAAGCAGGTCTCCAGGGGCTGCTTCTGGCCGGGGGGATGGCCGGTCTTGACGCGGAGACCAGTCTTGTGCCCCCATCCCCTTTACACGATGCACTTGTCCGCCACAACCGGCGGCATGCGAGTCGGCCCGTGGTGTTTGTGCTGGTGAAAAGTATGGAACCCCGGCATAAAACCATGGATGATATCACGTATCTCGGGCTTCCCATGGGCACGGCGCAGATGTCCAATGTCCGTATTGATGTGGGCCGGTATCAGGCGGATGCCGTCCTGTTGGATACCCATAAAAAAATTGTACTCAAATCCCCACCCCTGGAAGGCCGGATCTCCTGTGACGACTGCAGGAAACTGGCGGATCAGGGGGCCTATGATGCAGCCATTAAGGCATATAAGACATTTATTCAAAACCATGATGCGGGCCATTTCCAGATTGATGACGCCTATTTTGCCACAGCCAGGCTCTATGACGAAAAGCTGTTTGATTACCCGTCCGCCATGTACTGGTATCAAGCCCTGATCCAGAAAGAGCCGAACAGTAGTTTGACGCCTTTGGCCCGGCAGCGGGTTAAATTTTTACAACACAGATCAGATTTTGACTATGCGCCGCTGGCCCGGTTTGAAAAAATTAAAACCACCCGGATGGCCGGTACCGATTCAACACAAGAGACCATTGCCCAACACCTGGAACAGGCCCGGGCCATCGTGGATCAATACAAGACGGCCGTGGTGGCCCCGGCCATTTTACACTGGCTGGGCATGGCCTACCGGGATATTGATACGGACCGGTCCGTGGCGGCATTCGAACGCCTGAGCAAAAATTACCCGCACAGTGAAGAGGCGTCTACTTCGGCCCTTGATATCGGTGATACCTATTATGATGCCGGGATCTATGACCCGGCCATCCAGGCCTATGAGAAAGCCCTGGTCCGGCACACAGGGATGCCCGGCATGTCCCAGGCCATTGAGGCCAAAATCCAGCGGAGCAAACGTAATATCAGGCGGAAAACTTCCGGCAGGGCAACCCTGGCATTGGTCTGCCTGATCCCGCTGCTCATTGTGTTGATGCCCCCCAAAGGGATCTATGCCGGGGCGGTCCGTCGTGCTGTTTGGGCGTTTCCCCTTATTTTCGGGGTCAATTTCCTGGGGGCCTGGGTGATTCATGAACAATTTATGTCTACCGTGCAGATGGTTGAACTGGCTTTCGGCCTTTCCCTGGCTGCGGTGTGGGGCGGAGCCGCCGGGGGCGTATTGATGGCCAAAATCAAAAAGCCTGGTGCGGGTGCAGGTATCGTGAGGGCCATGGCCGGGCTTACAGCAGGACTGGTGGTGTTCATCAGTGCAAGTTACCTGGCCGTATACATCGTGTATGAACACTATCTCATTGTTATAAACATGTAA
- a CDS encoding response regulator, whose amino-acid sequence MLKLSDINISPKLVSLFIFTGIIPLCIAGFFSSRMAIDALMDKSFNQLITVQELRRSELQNTFKDQYTSIRMLAQNPQTIKFIEDLISDQGTLSSGPRVDSEQQTNAYIRYFKKYSTMSGYKDLIVFDAQSENVLLSTEGKTHRAANLLSAEFRQSGLAKVFQKVVESKKWGVEDFASYEPSGGIQSAFYGEPVFDSHDKLIAVIVVQLPPSFLTNIIESRKGMGQTGESYIVGWSKSNKRFELRTDLRTMGDGKYVTGVVLDNLNYWKDAVKYGVKGNHGTYIDSAGKKVLVAYNLLDVDGVEWYLISKIDKFEVESPVRAIILKGLGISSGLIILIGVAAFIMARKFTRPIIEDMEFAQAISEGNFEKQIELDQKDELGQLADALNRMARELYEIDWMKNGKEGLHNALRGEQDDHSLAQHFISFIVKHLNAQIGAVYQCNGNDLKLIGSYAFTDRKGNYNHIKIGEGMVGQAAAEREIITFTDVEDDAPKINYGAGERPALNYLIVPLLYQENLIGVFLVGAVNRFTPLQLDFIRQNTENTAIRMNTVRSQQTIKELYKQAQEQQAELELKNQKLEAQTQRLKASEAELQAQQEELRVTNEELAEQANKLKESEAELQAQQEELRVTNEELETHAKTLEKQQEQMRLRNEDLENAQVIIKNKAKEVEIASKYKSEFLANMSHELRTPLNSILILSQVLSKNKDENLTEKQIQSASTIHSSGKDLLSLINEILDLSRIESGRVEITTKDVEVKDVVKDLNRTFKDISEQKQVGFNINVDPAVPGTIQTDDLRLQQILRNLLTNAFKFTKEGVVDLTISRPGVDIMMGTDLKIDTSIAFAVRDDGIGIPEEKQAVIFEAFQQADGSTNRKYGGTGLGLSISRELAKLLGGFIHLASRVNQGSTFTVVIPETLEYQAPGAQTGRNSLPESKMPIQKPSPEIILKNSNLPDGVSLKDTFISDDREELNPGDKVLLVIEDDYKSAKLMRDFSRERGFKCIVAENGETGLYCAEYYLPSAIILDIGLPGIDGWTVMERLKNNSGLSHIPVHFMSASEGTMDAMRMGAIGFLSKPISMAKVDETFATIENIIAKPIKNLLIVEDDPVQSQSMKELIGNGDVVTTIVSTGNEAYQKLSEELYDCMILDLGLEDMSGFELLEKIDKNHLLSKIPVIVYTGRELSEKEDKQLRRYTESIIIKGAKSPERLLEESALFLHRVESNLPKDKQKILKMVHAKEPVLGEKTVLVADDDIRNVFALSSILEEKGMTVIIARDGVEALEKINKHQEIDVVLMDIMMPNMDGFEAIQKIRKDVRNKKLPIIALTAKAMKGDRNKCLDAGANDYLAKPVDTDKLVAMLRVWLY is encoded by the coding sequence ATGCTGAAATTAAGCGACATCAATATCAGTCCGAAATTGGTATCTCTGTTCATTTTTACCGGGATTATTCCACTCTGTATCGCAGGCTTTTTCAGCAGTCGAATGGCAATAGATGCACTGATGGATAAATCGTTCAATCAGTTGATCACGGTGCAGGAACTCAGGAGAAGTGAACTCCAGAATACGTTTAAAGATCAATATACATCCATTCGGATGTTGGCCCAAAACCCCCAAACCATAAAATTTATAGAAGACTTGATTTCCGATCAAGGAACGTTGAGTAGCGGGCCCCGCGTGGATTCGGAACAACAAACAAACGCGTATATCCGGTATTTTAAGAAATATAGTACAATGAGCGGCTATAAAGATCTTATCGTATTCGACGCACAAAGCGAAAATGTATTGCTGAGTACCGAAGGCAAAACCCACAGGGCTGCGAACTTATTGAGTGCTGAGTTCCGACAGTCCGGTCTTGCAAAAGTATTTCAGAAAGTGGTCGAATCCAAAAAGTGGGGTGTTGAGGATTTCGCATCTTATGAACCTTCGGGGGGAATTCAGAGTGCTTTTTACGGTGAGCCGGTTTTTGATTCCCACGACAAATTAATTGCAGTGATTGTTGTTCAGTTGCCGCCCTCCTTTTTAACAAATATCATTGAATCAAGAAAAGGCATGGGACAGACGGGTGAATCCTATATCGTCGGCTGGAGCAAAAGCAATAAGCGGTTTGAGCTGAGGACGGATCTTCGGACCATGGGAGACGGCAAATATGTGACCGGTGTTGTTCTGGATAATTTGAATTACTGGAAAGATGCGGTCAAGTACGGCGTCAAGGGAAATCACGGTACATATATTGACAGTGCAGGAAAAAAAGTTCTCGTGGCGTACAACCTTCTGGATGTCGACGGGGTTGAATGGTACCTGATCTCTAAAATTGATAAATTTGAGGTCGAATCCCCGGTTCGTGCCATTATCCTAAAGGGGTTGGGCATTTCCTCAGGTTTAATTATTTTGATTGGTGTTGCCGCATTCATTATGGCAAGGAAATTTACAAGGCCGATTATTGAGGATATGGAATTTGCACAGGCCATTTCAGAAGGGAATTTTGAAAAGCAAATCGAATTGGATCAAAAGGATGAGCTTGGGCAACTGGCTGATGCGTTGAATCGCATGGCAAGAGAACTTTACGAAATCGACTGGATGAAAAACGGAAAAGAGGGATTGCATAATGCCTTGCGCGGCGAACAGGACGATCACTCACTGGCACAGCACTTTATCTCTTTTATCGTCAAACACCTTAACGCCCAGATCGGGGCGGTGTATCAGTGCAACGGAAACGATTTGAAACTGATCGGCAGCTATGCATTTACAGACCGCAAAGGAAATTACAATCATATTAAAATCGGTGAGGGGATGGTCGGCCAGGCTGCGGCAGAAAGGGAAATAATCACGTTTACGGATGTGGAAGATGATGCGCCCAAGATCAACTACGGCGCAGGAGAACGGCCGGCACTGAACTATTTAATTGTCCCGCTGCTTTATCAAGAAAATCTAATAGGGGTATTCCTGGTGGGGGCCGTCAACCGGTTTACGCCCCTGCAACTTGATTTCATCCGGCAAAACACGGAGAATACGGCGATCCGCATGAATACCGTAAGATCCCAGCAGACGATTAAAGAATTATATAAACAAGCCCAGGAGCAACAGGCGGAACTGGAATTAAAGAATCAAAAACTGGAAGCACAGACCCAGAGACTTAAGGCATCGGAAGCGGAGTTGCAGGCCCAGCAGGAAGAACTTCGCGTCACTAATGAAGAGCTGGCAGAGCAGGCCAATAAATTAAAAGAGTCGGAAGCTGAACTCCAGGCCCAGCAAGAAGAGCTTCGCGTCACCAATGAAGAGCTGGAAACCCATGCAAAGACCCTGGAAAAGCAGCAGGAACAGATGCGCCTGAGAAACGAAGACCTGGAAAATGCCCAGGTCATTATTAAAAACAAGGCAAAGGAAGTTGAAATTGCCAGTAAATATAAATCCGAGTTCCTTGCCAATATGTCCCATGAATTAAGAACCCCCCTGAACAGTATCCTTATCCTCTCCCAGGTTCTGTCAAAAAACAAAGATGAAAACCTGACCGAAAAACAGATTCAATCGGCTTCAACCATTCATTCATCGGGCAAAGACCTGTTGAGTCTGATTAATGAGATTCTTGATCTGTCACGAATTGAATCCGGCAGGGTCGAAATCACGACAAAGGACGTTGAGGTTAAGGATGTGGTCAAAGATTTGAACCGGACGTTTAAGGATATTTCCGAACAAAAACAGGTCGGTTTCAATATCAATGTTGATCCGGCGGTACCCGGCACCATTCAAACGGATGACCTGCGCCTCCAGCAGATCTTAAGAAATCTGCTGACAAACGCGTTTAAATTCACAAAAGAGGGTGTCGTTGATCTTACGATATCCAGACCAGGCGTGGATATCATGATGGGAACGGATCTGAAGATTGATACGTCCATTGCCTTTGCCGTCAGGGATGACGGCATCGGAATCCCGGAAGAGAAACAGGCCGTCATTTTTGAGGCGTTCCAGCAGGCAGACGGCAGCACGAACCGAAAGTACGGCGGCACCGGTCTTGGGTTGTCCATTTCAAGGGAACTTGCCAAGCTACTCGGCGGGTTTATCCATCTTGCAAGCCGTGTAAATCAGGGCAGCACCTTTACCGTCGTCATTCCTGAAACGCTTGAATATCAGGCGCCGGGAGCCCAAACCGGGAGAAATAGTTTGCCCGAATCAAAGATGCCGATACAAAAACCGTCACCGGAAATAATTTTAAAAAATTCGAATCTCCCTGACGGCGTGTCCCTAAAAGATACGTTTATCAGCGATGACAGAGAAGAATTAAATCCCGGGGACAAGGTATTGCTGGTGATTGAAGATGACTATAAATCAGCCAAACTGATGCGGGATTTTTCAAGGGAACGCGGATTCAAATGCATCGTGGCTGAAAACGGGGAAACCGGACTCTATTGTGCCGAATATTATCTTCCCAGCGCAATTATCCTGGATATCGGGCTGCCGGGTATCGACGGCTGGACGGTGATGGAACGGCTGAAAAATAATTCCGGCCTGAGCCATATTCCGGTCCATTTCATGTCTGCAAGCGAGGGGACCATGGATGCGATGCGCATGGGCGCCATCGGTTTTTTATCCAAACCGATCAGCATGGCAAAGGTTGATGAAACCTTTGCAACCATTGAAAACATTATTGCCAAACCCATTAAAAATCTTCTAATCGTAGAAGATGATCCCGTCCAAAGCCAAAGCATGAAGGAGTTGATTGGCAACGGGGATGTTGTGACCACGATTGTGTCAACCGGGAATGAAGCGTATCAAAAGCTTTCAGAGGAGCTGTATGACTGCATGATCCTGGACCTTGGTCTGGAAGATATGTCCGGATTTGAGCTGCTTGAAAAAATAGATAAAAATCATCTGTTATCCAAAATTCCGGTTATCGTCTACACCGGCAGGGAGCTGTCGGAAAAAGAAGATAAACAGCTTCGCCGGTATACCGAGAGCATCATTATCAAGGGCGCGAAGTCTCCGGAGCGGCTCCTGGAAGAATCCGCCTTATTCCTGCATCGTGTTGAATCAAATCTTCCCAAGGATAAACAGAAGATATTGAAAATGGTGCATGCCAAGGAACCCGTTCTGGGTGAAAAAACAGTCCTGGTTGCGGATGACGATATAAGAAATGTGTTTGCGCTTTCAAGTATTCTCGAAGAAAAAGGCATGACGGTGATTATTGCCCGGGACGGGGTGGAAGCCCTTGAAAAAATAAATAAACACCAAGAAATTGACGTTGTTTTGATGGATATCATGATGCCGAATATGGATGGTTTTGAAGCAATACAAAAAATCCGCAAAGATGTCAGGAATAAAAAGCTGCCCATCATTGCATTGACCGCCAAGGCCATGAAAGGCGACCGTAATAAATGTCTTGATGCCGGTGCCAATGATTATCTGGCAAAACCCGTTGATACCGATAAACTGGTTGCCATGCTCAGAGTCTGGTTATATTAA
- a CDS encoding protein-glutamate O-methyltransferase CheR produces MISAGEHIKNEQIEIKLLLEAISLKYGYDFKNYSFAHLKRRLGNRLNLSNMDNFSQMQHRLIYDESFFNLILLDLSINVTEMFRDPWVYKKIRETVVPVLQTYPYIKVWHAGCSTGQEVYSMAILLEEEGIKKRAQLYATDFNELILSQAKDGIYPMDAMREYINNYQKSGGKKEFSDYYAADYSHAVIKCGLRDKILFSSHNLVTDGVFGEMNLIFCRNVLIYFNKDLQDRVIKLFYDSLCPGGFLCLGTKESIKFCELSDGFEIVCDQEKIYRKRR; encoded by the coding sequence ATGATCAGTGCCGGGGAACATATTAAAAATGAGCAGATAGAAATTAAGCTGCTGCTGGAGGCGATAAGCCTCAAATATGGCTATGATTTTAAAAATTATTCCTTTGCACATTTAAAACGCAGGCTTGGAAATCGCCTGAACTTGAGCAATATGGACAATTTTTCACAAATGCAGCATCGTTTAATTTACGATGAGTCTTTTTTTAATTTGATCCTGCTCGATTTGTCGATCAATGTGACGGAGATGTTCAGAGACCCCTGGGTGTATAAAAAAATCAGGGAGACCGTTGTCCCTGTTTTGCAGACCTATCCATACATCAAGGTATGGCATGCAGGGTGCTCAACCGGGCAGGAAGTCTATTCAATGGCCATTCTTCTTGAAGAGGAGGGTATAAAAAAAAGAGCCCAGCTGTATGCAACGGATTTTAATGAACTCATTTTGTCCCAGGCCAAAGACGGTATCTACCCGATGGATGCCATGCGGGAATATATAAATAATTACCAGAAATCGGGCGGGAAAAAAGAGTTTTCAGACTATTATGCGGCGGACTACAGCCATGCGGTGATAAAGTGTGGGCTGAGGGATAAAATCCTTTTTTCATCTCATAATCTGGTTACGGATGGGGTGTTTGGTGAAATGAATCTGATTTTCTGTCGTAATGTTTTAATTTATTTCAATAAAGACCTTCAGGATAGAGTTATAAAATTATTTTATGACAGCCTGTGCCCGGGCGGGTTCCTTTGCCTGGGCACAAAGGAAAGCATCAAGTTTTGCGAATTATCAGATGGATTTGAGATCGTCTGTGATCAGGAAAAGATATATCGCAAGCGGCGTTAA